The sequence CGCGGATTTATTGTCTATAAAAAGTTCAATATATTTAATATAATGTTCATTAACCATCGGATGCTCATCCTCCCCGATTTTTACGGTTATCACCAGGGTTTTCTTCTCCTTGTTCTCTTCACCGAGCTGTATCACCGGCACATGTTTTCTCTCAAGTTCGGTCATATTGGACGGGTCTTTGGCCTTGTTTATCTTCATCGGCTCTTCGCCTCTCGCGTAAACCAGGTATCCAATAATCCTTTCCACCTCAGCGTCACTTAGATGCCCCGGCCTTTTTGACTGCATTCTTTTAACGGTTCCCATCCAGCCATCTTTGTTCTTCTTTTTCGAAAGAGGCCTTTCAATTGCGTGGCACAATGAACACTTTGTTTCAAATAAAGTTTTATCCGCTTCCATTTCGTCGGATTCGGCGAAAATAACGCTCAAAAATAACTGGCAGAACAGCATACAGCAGATTAGCAGGCTAAAATATTTTTTCATAATCCTTCCTTTCTTTTATGATTTGTTTTTTATATGATACTAATTCCAGGCAGGCGTGTAAATTATCTGTTTCCGCTTTTTATTGACTTTTCTCCACTAAAGTCCGCGCTGTTCCCGCGTAATATGATAAAATAATACCATGGATAATACAAAAACAAGCGATAACATCGTTGAGACCCCTGTCCAGGGCAAAACCTTTTCTTTATACGGAGACACGCCTGACACAAGAAATTATTACAGTGATGTTAATAAAATAATCGGCCTCTGCCTTGCGAAATGCCCTGACAGAAAAAAACTGATAAGCCTATTGGAATGTGCGAGCGGTAAAAAACAATTAAAAACAAATGACCCGGGTTCGCTGGTTAATTTCATCGTCCGCATCACGCATGAAAAACTTTCAAAATACACAAAAATGACATGCACGCATCTTAAAGAACTGCCTTTTCACAAAAGATTGACGGACAAAACACTTGCCACTTCCGAAGAACAATACCATTTATTTATGCTTGAAATCGCGCTTATAAACATGGAATTCAAGGAAAGTTTCAAAAAGGCGGAAGAAAAACTCGCCTTTTTGCCCCATTGCCTCCGCGATTTAAGTGCGAACTGCCGCTCACAGGTGGAAGGCCTTGACAATGTATGCAAATCCTGTTCTAAAATCTGCATGATTAACCGCGTAAGCAGATTGCTGAAGAAATATAATGTCAAGCCGTATATCTGGATGAACGCGAACATCAAATCCGTTTTTAAAAAAATGGAAAAAGAAAAAAGGAGCCTCGGCGTCCTCGGCATCGCATGCATCCCGGAACTCATCAGCGGCATGAGGCTGTGCATGCGCCGGAACATCCCCGTTGTGGGAATTCCTTTAAACGCGAACAGGTGCGCGAGATGGATCGGCGCATTTCACCAGACCTTTGTGAACATGGAGGAATTGGAAAAACTTCTTTAACACGTTTTGGACGTTTTGGTGG is a genomic window of bacterium containing:
- a CDS encoding desulfoferrodoxin family protein; this encodes MKKYFSLLICCMLFCQLFLSVIFAESDEMEADKTLFETKCSLCHAIERPLSKKKNKDGWMGTVKRMQSKRPGHLSDAEVERIIGYLVYARGEEPMKINKAKDPSNMTELERKHVPVIQLGEENKEKKTLVITVKIGEDEHPMVNEHYIKYIELFIDNKSAGKVDLKPGDKPEAEFEVKSPVSGHVTAQENCNIHGLWEGEVK
- a CDS encoding DUF116 domain-containing protein — encoded protein: MDNTKTSDNIVETPVQGKTFSLYGDTPDTRNYYSDVNKIIGLCLAKCPDRKKLISLLECASGKKQLKTNDPGSLVNFIVRITHEKLSKYTKMTCTHLKELPFHKRLTDKTLATSEEQYHLFMLEIALINMEFKESFKKAEEKLAFLPHCLRDLSANCRSQVEGLDNVCKSCSKICMINRVSRLLKKYNVKPYIWMNANIKSVFKKMEKEKRSLGVLGIACIPELISGMRLCMRRNIPVVGIPLNANRCARWIGAFHQTFVNMEELEKLL